The Pseudodesulfovibrio senegalensis genome contains the following window.
GCCTTCGTTCGCGGCGGAGGTGGCACGTTCCATGCCCACGTCCGTGTCGCTGGGCTGCGCGGACCCGGAGCTTGGCCGCGAACTGCGCGAGCTGTTTTCCAATTCGTTTTTCCGCGTGTATTCCACCACGGATTACCGGGGCGTGGAGCTGGGCGGGGCCATGAAGAACGTCATGGCCATTGCCACGGGCATTGCGGACGGGCTGGAGTTCGGCCTTGATGCGCGCGCCGCGCTCATCACGCGCGGGCTGGCCGAAATGAGCCGCCTTGGACAGGCCATGGGCGCGGACGCCAAGACGTTCATGGGTCTTTCCGGCATGGGCGACCTTGTGCTGACCTGCACGGGCGACCTTTCGCGCAACCGTCAGGTTGGCCTCAAGCTGGGGCGCGGCATGAGCCTCGAGGCCATCACCGGCGAGATGAAGGCCGTGGCCGAGGGCGTGAAGACCACCAAGTCCCTGTATGACCTTTCCCGCGCCAAGGGCGTGGAGCTGCCCATCACCGAGCAGGTCTATAAAATCATTTACGAAGGCAAGGAACCGGGACAGGCTGTAAAGGAACTCATGGGCAGGGAGTTGAAGGAAGAATGAAGGAAAGGATGATCCGAAACACGTTTTTCATTCCGGCCGCATTGCTGGTCATGTTGCTTTTGGGCGCGTGCCGTACAACGGATTGGGTCAACCCGAACGTTGCGGACCCGCACAAGCAGGATGAACTTTTCGAGGAACATTCGGCCCAGTGCCGGCAGGAGGTGGACAACACCTTCGCCGATGATCCCGGCAATGAAACCGCCCGGGCCGATCTGTTTGAAAAGTGCATGAAGGCAAAGGGATGGGAAGAACAGGATTGGTGGTAGGTTGACATGAAGCACGGCAAACGGGTTCTGGTTCTCGGTTCCACCGGTTATGTGGGCGGCCGCCTTGTGCCGTTGCTTCTGGAAAAGGGATTTCGCGTTCGTGCGGCCGGCCGGTCCGTGGACAAGATCATGGCCCGGCCGTGGGGCAGCCACCCCGCGCTTGAGCCCGTTCAGGCGGACATGTTCGATCCATCCTCGCTCATGCGTGCCGTGCAGGGCTGTGACACTGCCTTTTATCTCGTCCATTCCATGACCAAGCGGCATGGCGATTTTTCCGACATGGACCGCAAGGCCGCCTACAACATGGTGGAAGCCGCCAACGAGATGGGGCTTCGCCGCATCATCTATCTCAGCGGCCTTGGCGAGGATCAGGAAGGAAAACCCCTGAGCAAGCATCTGCAGTCCCGCGCCGAAGTCGGGCGCATTCTTGCGCTGGGGCAGGCCGAGTGCACCACACTGCGTGCGGCCATGGTGCTCGGCTCGGGCAGCGCTTCCTTCGAGATTTTGCGCTACCTGTGCGACCGCCTGCCCGTGATGCTGACCCCGCGCTGGGTCAACACCCTGTGCCAGCCCATCTCCATCCGCAATGTTCTCGGCTATCTGGAAGGGTGCCTCGAAAACGAGGATACCGCAGGCCAGACACTGGACATCGGCGGTCCGGACGTTTTGACCTATGCCGAGCTTTTTTCCCTGTATGCCGAGGAAGCGGGTGTGCGCAAACCCAAGCTCATAGCCGTTCCCTTTGTTTCGCCGCGCCTGTCTTCCTATTGGGTCAACCTGATCACCCCGGTTCCCGTGGGGCTGGTGCGGCCGCTGGTGGACGGGTTGCGCAACGAGGTGGTGTGCAGAGACGAGCGCATTCGCGAGATGGTCCCGCAGGAACTGGTTTCCTGCCGTGTGGCCATACGCCGCGCCCTGCAGAAGACCGAGCATATGGCCGTGGATTCAAATTGTTTTGACGTGGGCGATGCCTGCATTCCCGAGTGGGCGGCGCGCCACGACGCGCCCTATGCCGGGGGCACGGTCAAGAAGATATGTTTTGCGGCCCGCTTTCAGGGGGACGTGAGCCATGTGTGGAAGACCGTGGAGCGCATCGGCGGGGAGCACGGCTGGTATTACGGCGACCCTCTCTGGCGGCTGCGCGGCTGGCTGGACCGTCTCATGGCCGGGCCGGGAACTTCGCGGGGCCGCCGCGATCCCGAAAAAACGCGGGTGGGCGATGCTCTTGATTTCTGGCGCGTGGTGGATGTGGATGAGAACCGCCGCCTGCTGTTGCGCGCGGAAATGCGTCTGCCGGGCGAGGCCGTGCTGGAATTCCGTCTTACACCCGAGTGGGAAAACATGGTGGAACTGCGCATGGAGGCCAGCTTCATGCCGCGCGGCCTGTTCGGGTTGGCTTACTGGTACGGCCTGTATCCCTTGCACATGGTGCTGTTCACCAACATGATCGAAAACATCGTCTCCGCAGCGGGCGTGTTCCTTTATGAACATCCCAAGCGGGTTCCGCCGCTGTAGCCGCCCGCACCGTGAAAAAACGGTATTTTTCCAATACCATGACCAACGTCATTTCCAATCATCACACCCATGTCTGCTGAAAAAACACTGCGCAACGGATACACCACCGGCACCTGTGCCGCGGCCGCGGCCAAGGCAGGTGTGCACTATCTGCTCTCCGGCCAAAAACTGCCGATAGCGGATACGCCCCTGCCGGACGGAAACCGGCTCGGGGTACCCATTCATGCGCTGGAATCCGTTCAGTTCGGGGAAGCTGGGGCCGAAGGCGTGCGCGTGACCGTGATCAAGGACGGCGGCGACGACCCGGACGTGACCCACGGATGCGAGATTCAGGCCGTGGTGTCGCTGGACTGTGACAATGATGCGTACGGGCCGTGCGTATGCGTGCACGGCGGCAGGGGAGTGGGCCGGGTCACACTGCCTGGGTTGCCCGTGGCCGTGGGCCGGGCCGCCATCAATCCCGCCCCGCGCCAACAGATTGAAATGGCCGTGCGCGAGGAGGTCGAGGACCTGGAATCCTGCCGCGTGATCGTGCGCGTGGAAGTGCCGCAAGGCGAGCGCATTGCGCAAAAAACCATGAACCCGCGATTGGGCATTGTGGGCGGCATCTCCATTCTGGGTACGCACGGCATTGTGCGGC
Protein-coding sequences here:
- a CDS encoding NAD(P)H-dependent glycerol-3-phosphate dehydrogenase, whose amino-acid sequence is MKIAVLGAGAWGTALASMLAGAGRDTVLWAREPEVVDDIRTSGENRTFLPGVALSDALAVTSDPQEAFAGAGVFLVVIPSQFLRASLAGFRELMGENPVVVCASKGIELDTLSPMSVVVEDALRGAGPRYAVLSGPSFAAEVARSMPTSVSLGCADPELGRELRELFSNSFFRVYSTTDYRGVELGGAMKNVMAIATGIADGLEFGLDARAALITRGLAEMSRLGQAMGADAKTFMGLSGMGDLVLTCTGDLSRNRQVGLKLGRGMSLEAITGEMKAVAEGVKTTKSLYDLSRAKGVELPITEQVYKIIYEGKEPGQAVKELMGRELKEE
- a CDS encoding SDR family oxidoreductase, which codes for MKHGKRVLVLGSTGYVGGRLVPLLLEKGFRVRAAGRSVDKIMARPWGSHPALEPVQADMFDPSSLMRAVQGCDTAFYLVHSMTKRHGDFSDMDRKAAYNMVEAANEMGLRRIIYLSGLGEDQEGKPLSKHLQSRAEVGRILALGQAECTTLRAAMVLGSGSASFEILRYLCDRLPVMLTPRWVNTLCQPISIRNVLGYLEGCLENEDTAGQTLDIGGPDVLTYAELFSLYAEEAGVRKPKLIAVPFVSPRLSSYWVNLITPVPVGLVRPLVDGLRNEVVCRDERIREMVPQELVSCRVAIRRALQKTEHMAVDSNCFDVGDACIPEWAARHDAPYAGGTVKKICFAARFQGDVSHVWKTVERIGGEHGWYYGDPLWRLRGWLDRLMAGPGTSRGRRDPEKTRVGDALDFWRVVDVDENRRLLLRAEMRLPGEAVLEFRLTPEWENMVELRMEASFMPRGLFGLAYWYGLYPLHMVLFTNMIENIVSAAGVFLYEHPKRVPPL
- the cbiD gene encoding cobalt-precorrin-5B (C(1))-methyltransferase CbiD; protein product: MSAEKTLRNGYTTGTCAAAAAKAGVHYLLSGQKLPIADTPLPDGNRLGVPIHALESVQFGEAGAEGVRVTVIKDGGDDPDVTHGCEIQAVVSLDCDNDAYGPCVCVHGGRGVGRVTLPGLPVAVGRAAINPAPRQQIEMAVREEVEDLESCRVIVRVEVPQGERIAQKTMNPRLGIVGGISILGTHGIVRPYSHDSWKASIAEALDVARAQGLERVVFTTGRRSERFYAERYPDTPELAMVQAADFFAFSMRAAAERGFAEVRWAMFFGKLVKHAQGLEYTHAKTHPVDFAMLSDSCAQAGIAPELARQAAGANTARQVLESVAHDPARADLLSLLVERAVHAARSFAPTLSVGYAVFDFDASLLLERVP